The Brassica oleracea var. oleracea cultivar TO1000 chromosome C7, BOL, whole genome shotgun sequence sequence ACTTGCGGTTTTGATAGATCTCTGGCTTTTGATTATGATCTGATTACCTTATTAATTTCTTGTGACGTTTATAATGTTTTACTGAGTTCTTCAAGTGAACAAGAACACTGGTGGATTTTATAATTAACGATCGTCGGATTAATGTGAAATGTGACTATCTGCTAAGTTTTCTCAAGCACAGTTCGTTTTTTTTGTTGTTGTTGCAGTTTATGTGCGTAAACTTCATCAATCAGCCCCTTGGAGTTTGAGGATGAAACTCTAGAAGAAACCTTTTGCCTCCAAGTGAAAATACAAAAAAAAAATGAAGCGTTTTGTTTACATAAACGATGATGAGGCTTCAAAGGAGCTTTGTTGTGATAACCGTATGTCAAACACAAAGTATACGTTGTGGAATTTCTTTCCAAAGAACTTGATGGAGCAATTCAGGTGATGATGACTCCTTTTGATTTTATTGTTTTAGAAAGTTTAATCATCATTATTCTCTTCTCTGATCGACATTTCTTCTTCTTTTATTCCAGCCGGTTCATGAACCAGTACTTTTTGTTGATTGCATGCCTTCAGCTATGGTCACTTATAACCCCTGTCAATCCTGCAAGTACATGGGGTCCGTTGATCTTCATATTTGCCGTCTCCGCGTCCAAAGAAGCTTGGGATGATTACCACAGGTATCTGTCAGATAAGAAAGCAAATGAGAGAGAGGTTTGGATCGTCAAACATGGGATCAAGAAGCATGTATGGATCAATTTTGCTAGATTTTTGTTTTTTCTGACGAGTGACTTTTTTAGAAGATATTTTGGCTTAGCTGTATTATTATTTTGTTTGTAGATCCAAGCACAGGACATACAAGTTGGCAATATTGTCTGGTTGCGTGAGAATGATGAAGTCCCTTGTGATCTAGTTTTGCTTGGTACCTCAGATCCACAAGGTGTTTGCTATGTAGAGGTACACTTAATTTATTTATGCTGCAATCCACTCTTGGTAACCTTTCTTAAGCACTTTCAAATGCGCTAAAAAATGAACTCATACATGCAGACTGCTGCTTTAGACGGTGAAACCGATCTTAAAACAAGAGTCATACCTTCAGCATGCGTGGGAATTGATTTAGAATTGTTACACAAAATGAAGGTGTGACTTCTTGTAACGAATCATACCGCTCCTGGCTTTCCATTTTGTTTCCTGTGAAATGATTTCTTGTTATGTTTATCCTTATTTTCAGGGTGTGATTGAATGTCCTATTCCAGATAAGGATATTCGAAGATTTGATGCGAACATGCGCTTATTTCCCCCATTTATCGACAATGACGTCTGTTCTTTAACTATAAAAAACACTCTTCTTCAGTCCTGTTACTTGAGAAATACGGAGTGGGCTTGTGGAGTATCTGTATATACAGGTAATGATTTCTTCTATAAATGGCTTGTTTTGGTTTTAAAATAGATTTCTAAGTTTCAGGACCATGCATTCTTAGTATCTATGTTTTGTCATATATTTCAGTTGATATTTGATAATTTTTCATGATTTTTCATACTTTCATAGGCAACCAAACCAAGCTTGGTATGTGTAGGGGTGTAGCTGAACCAAAAATTACTGCTATGGATGCAATGATTGATAAATTGACTGGAGCAATATTCGTTTTCCAAATTGTCGTTGTTATGGTTCTCGGTGTTGCTGGAAATGTTTGGAAGGATACAGAAGCACGAAAGGTTAGATTCCTCATACTATATCATGTCCATAATAAATATTGACGCTTGTTAGTGTAGAGTTGGGCAGTTCTGACTATACGAACTTGGTTGTTGTGTTTTTCAGCAATGGTATGTGCAGTATCCGGAGGAAGCCCCGTGGTATGAGCTGCTTGTAATTCCTTTGCGGTTTGAGCTTCTATGTTCCATCATGATACCCATTTCCATTAAGGTAGTTTTAACTTCCTAGCTATAATATGTTAAACTCTGCTAGCATCCTTTCTAGCTCTGATATAGTGCGTTAAGCGTTTTGGCGTGTGAAAGAGGTATTGGATTGCAAATCGGGGCTTAGTCATAATATTTGATGGAGCAATATTGATTTTGAAGATAATCCATTTGTATAAAAAATAAGCCTGTTTGTTTCTGCTAAGCATCTCGTTGAATTCTGCGGCAGGTATCTCTAGATCTGGTTAAGGGCCTTTATGCAAAATTTATAGAATGGGATGTGGAGATGGTAGATCAAGAGACTGGTACAGCATCTTATGCAGCAAAGTAAGTTCAGGATAGAGGCAGACTACCTCATATTTCACCTGTGAACAATTTAATCTCACGATTTGGTTTTACATTATGTGTTTTTTTGTGTGTGGCAGCACAGCAATAAGTGAGGACCTTGGGCAAGTAGAGTACATTTTGACCGACAAAACTGGGACCCTGACAGACAACAAGATGATATTTAGAAGATGTTGTATAGGTGGCATTTTCTATGGGAATGAGAATGGGGATGCTTTAAAAGGTTTCATACTTCTCCTTGCGTATTTGTGTCAATATATTAACGTATACACTCTGCATCAATGAGTCTGCGTCAAAGGAGTATTGTTTCTAACGTATTCTGATTTTCTGATCAGATACACAACTTTTAGATGCCATCACCAGTGGCTCTACAGATGTCATCCGATTTCTTACAGTTATGGCCATCTGCAACACAGTTATACCTGTACGAAGGTAATTTTCAACTTCGTTTTAGTGTTTAAATTTTGTTAATGTCTGTTTTGTCAGTCAAGCAAAGAAACTTCACAAATCATATTTCTGTTTATCTAGGAATTTCAATCTCATTGTGTTTGTTTTTGTGGGTATTTCCATCCGATAGCAAAGCTGGAGATATTATATACAAGGCCCAATCTCAGGATGAGGACGCTCTTGTAATTGCTGCGGCGAAGTTGCATATGGTCTTTGTCGGCAAAAATGCTAATCTTCTAGGTAATAGTGGTGTCATTTCGTTTTTTCTCTTCATGGAATATGTATCTAAAAATTAGCCTTCATTTGTTCTGTTTTTCCTCTTTATCGAACGCAGAACTCATGTTTAATGGTGAGATGATTCGTTATGAGGTATTGGAAATTCTTGAATTCACGTCAGATAGAAAAAGAATGTCAGTGGTAGTGAAAGACAGTCAGAATGGAAAAATTATTCTTTTGTCAAAAGGTGCAGATGAATCAATCCTTCCCTCTGCACGTACTGGTGAGTTAACGTATCCTTTATCAAAATGAAACGAGGAAGAACTGTGATACAATATGATACAGAATGTGCTCGGAGCTGATGGTCAATTCTTTTTCCGACTATGTTTTTAGGTCAGCAAACCAGAACGATTGCTGAAGCTGTTGAACACTATGCCCAGTTGGGGCTCCGAACATTGTGTTTGGCTTGGCGTGAACTGGAAGAAGATGAGTATCTAGAGTGGTCAGTAAAGTTTAAAGAGGCTAATAGTGTTCTAGTCGATAGGGAGGTAATTGGAAAAACTCTTTTCCTTGTTCACTTTAAGCAATTATGAAGTATGCTAAGCTTAACCCTACAGTATAATTAAGTCGATGCACTTGATTGCCTCAAATGATGCTTTTCTCGTGTCACAGTGGAGAATTGCAGAGGTGTGTCAACTGTTAGAACACGATCTTTATATTCTAGGAGTCACTGCAATAGAAGACCGGTTGCAGGTAAAATTTTAAATGTTAAGGACATAGAGAGTTTCAAAATGTAGCATTATAAGTACCAGAGGACTATCTTATAAATATTTGCTGATTATTTGTAGGATGGTGTACCGGAGACAATTGAGACACTTAGAAAAGCAGGGATAAACTTTTGGATGCTGACTGGAGATAAGCAGAATACAGCTATACAGATTGCTCTTTCATGTAATTTTATCTCCCCAGGTAAGTTGGGATCATTTCTTTTTCTTTGTTATTTACGTGGGGATGTTTTACCTATTTGCTACTTATCATGCCTTGTTACCATAACAATCATGTTTATATCAGAGCCTAAAGGTCAACTTCTATTGATTGATGGAAAAACCGAAGAAGATGTTTCTAGGAGTTTGGAGAGGGTTTTGCTTACAATGCGGACTACAACTTCAGAACCTAAGGTTCACCCCTCTCTTGAATTTTTGCATCCTTACTATCACCTGTATCAGAGAATAATTTAATGGGTCGTACAGGACGTGGCATTTGTTATTGATGGCTGGGCTCTAGAAATTGCTCTGAAACACCATCGCAAGGATTTTGTTGAATTAGCTATACTTTCTAAGACAGCCATATGTTGCCGTGTCACACCTTCACAAAAAGCTCAGGTATTCCTCCCAACCTTGGGTGCTTTCTTATTACTTTTTTTTCTCAGGCATTCTGTTCATCTTGTTACAAAGTGGCCTTGAAGTGCTCATCATCTCATGTGATGTTTTGGTTGAA is a genomic window containing:
- the LOC106306602 gene encoding phospholipid-transporting ATPase 2, producing MKRFVYINDDEASKELCCDNRMSNTKYTLWNFFPKNLMEQFSRFMNQYFLLIACLQLWSLITPVNPASTWGPLIFIFAVSASKEAWDDYHRYLSDKKANEREVWIVKHGIKKHIQAQDIQVGNIVWLRENDEVPCDLVLLGTSDPQGVCYVETAALDGETDLKTRVIPSACVGIDLELLHKMKGVIECPIPDKDIRRFDANMRLFPPFIDNDVCSLTIKNTLLQSCYLRNTEWACGVSVYTGNQTKLGMCRGVAEPKITAMDAMIDKLTGAIFVFQIVVVMVLGVAGNVWKDTEARKQWYVQYPEEAPWYELLVIPLRFELLCSIMIPISIKVSLDLVKGLYAKFIEWDVEMVDQETGTASYAANTAISEDLGQVEYILTDKTGTLTDNKMIFRRCCIGGIFYGNENGDALKDTQLLDAITSGSTDVIRFLTVMAICNTVIPVRSKAGDIIYKAQSQDEDALVIAAAKLHMVFVGKNANLLELMFNGEMIRYEVLEILEFTSDRKRMSVVVKDSQNGKIILLSKGADESILPSARTGQQTRTIAEAVEHYAQLGLRTLCLAWRELEEDEYLEWSVKFKEANSVLVDREWRIAEVCQLLEHDLYILGVTAIEDRLQDGVPETIETLRKAGINFWMLTGDKQNTAIQIALSCNFISPEPKGQLLLIDGKTEEDVSRSLERVLLTMRTTTSEPKDVAFVIDGWALEIALKHHRKDFVELAILSKTAICCRVTPSQKAQLVEILKSCDYRTLAIGDGGNDVRMIQQADIGVGISGREGLQAARAADYSIGRFRFLKRLILVHGRYSYNRTAFLSQYSFYKSLLICFIQIFFSFISGVSGTSLFNSVSLMAYNVFYTSVPVLVSVIDKDLSETTVMQHPQILFYCQAGRLLNPSTFAGWFGRSLFHAIVVFVITIHAYAYEKSEMEELGMVALSGCIWLQAFVVAQETNSFTVLQHLSIWGNLVGFYVLNFLFSAIPSSGMYTIMFRLCSQPSYWITMFLIVGAGMGPIFALKYYRYTYRPSKINILQQAERMGGPILTLGNIETQPRTIEKDVSPVSIRSPVYEPLLSESPNPTRRSFGPGAPFEFFQSQSRLSSSSGYTRNCKDN